From the genome of Triticum aestivum cultivar Chinese Spring chromosome 3B, IWGSC CS RefSeq v2.1, whole genome shotgun sequence, one region includes:
- the LOC123069526 gene encoding uncharacterized protein has product MPCHLAPLTVEGGRNDGVMHVSAPMWCVRSHRLAERLQAWSAPCLERTHAWLAAETSEELQQRNKAAEPNLLNQAAKFECSLFLNAGEFGWLSESIGACSQQHHYSHG; this is encoded by the exons ATGCCTTGCCACCTCGCGCCTCTCACCGTCGAGGGCGGCAGGAACGACGGAGTCATGCATGTGTCGGCTCCTATGTGGTGCGTGCGGAGCCACCGGCTCGCGGAACGGCTGCAGGCCTGGAGCGCGCCCTGCCTCGAGCGAACGCATGCATGGTTGGCGGCCGAGACATCAGAGGAGCTTCAGCAG AGAAACAAGGCTGCCGAGCCAAATTTGCTGAACCAGGCTGCCAAGTTTGAG TGTAGTCTCTTCCTCAACGCTGGGGAGTTCGGATGGTTATCAGAATCAATTGGGGCATGCTCTCAACAACATCACTATTCACATGGTTGA